From Hydractinia symbiolongicarpus strain clone_291-10 chromosome 11, HSymV2.1, whole genome shotgun sequence, the proteins below share one genomic window:
- the LOC130614012 gene encoding uncharacterized protein LOC130614012: MGDFAKYNKVRKSVVRTANKLITRGETIISSYTDNVADVRQIESIRDTLMEKIAKVAELNESIMDCLTEQDDIDKEEDSSTEEMMMLKDKLRLFESFLEKRSAKKDFSEAGSTFSHSKLIKLPRLHLQPFDGHPENWSTFWDSFECAVHTNDDISDVQKMTYLKNLVEGPAASCIAGFRLSNENYKTVVDLLKERYNNKQLLISAHMKKLLKLEQANNLTNIETLRNVFDNVETQVRSLENLDVTSENYGPLLIPVLMSKLPEELNLIISRQFNDKDCWDMKLVLRALKSEIEVREKSAYSLQQPHDNNPFSSSALPVHYSHQSNRDLPHNQYQNNQHNYRNHQNNQNNYRCIFCDKSHKSQQCRIITNFDARKNVLRDKKRCFVCLKGGHLAKSCYSKISCLKCSGRHHVAICDKKRDVDQGRRDKDGTEQEKPENVAGATSLVTSSNSLDIPSSVMLQTAKVKVVNTTDPSKIENTRILFDNCSQLSYISPELCEKLQLKVVGKREICIRIFGKHSFKETLDRVQFSVIGLDGDKINVDCYVKNICHPLTGQNFNDCLKYKHLKDLRLADSNCNNRDLKVDVLLGADNYWKFFDGGIVRGEDGPVALNSKVGYIVSGRIGSSEGSRSAVLVANVLKIGAEFVEDKLDNQLEKFWSFENAGIEEQPAVENFCENVKFSAQTKRYEVRLPFKDDHDVLPDNYCVSSKRLESLRHKLKNNPELLRNYNSILKEQLEQGIIERVTNDDCTKRQVHYLPHRPVIRDDKPSTKVRMVFDASSKSVGLSSLNDCLYAGPSLTEPLYNVLLRFRSHKVAFIADIEKAFLQISLHPTDRDFVRFIWFKDLHNLSEQNIETAEIGIYRLSRVLFGVSSSPFLLSATLIKHAESFNHVDPLFVQKLLSSLHVDDLTSGGATVNAAHDFYQKCKQRLAEANFNLHKELEQLVTKPHVAHTGHVTKVLGVLWDKKKDSLLFTFDDILSLAKDIPTKRQLIKFTASIYDPLGLINPIVMRLKTLFQKTCVGKIGWDIELSGQVLDEWRVTYNDFKSFSHLNVPRCYDGGNIVDVQLHGFSDASLKGYGACVYLRFEHADGSFFTKLVTSKSRIAPIKPVTIPRLELYGAVMLAKLVKYVRDELSLVYDISVTRCWIDSSIVLYWIKNVNKKYEVVVERRVGIIRDLVSPDSWFHVESKANPADILSRGCLVSELVNNNLWFSGPDFLRDTNISASSFNFSNFKVDDSTCLIVGNDESEESTEEEIDLNFMNIARYSNYTRLLRITALVLRFVGNLRKKRRKEELVLHTFVTKDEQLHAEKLWIKYAQKDIIQLPSYKQLQKDLRFQNIDGIIRCKGRLENAPLDFDTKFPIFLPKKKNPLTRLVILHYHVQVLHNGLKETLNAIRSKFWIPKARNYIKQLIRQCYLCRYYEGKSYAYPVSPALPKSRLSNHHPFKHTGLDYAGPLYVRNVYHGGSMYKAWVFLFTCTSTRALHLDLVPDASSSGCIRSLRRFFSEREAAPWWGGMFERLVRSVKRCLKKTLHNTRLSYEELLTVLAEIQAVINNRPLTFLYENIGEQPLTPNHLLFGRKINLEASHIDSDENEKDLCQRYDHLQRIINHYWNRWKCEYLTELREYHRVGKSRGETSIRINDVVLIEEAKQPRQNWKMGVVEEFVPSRDGKKRGAVVRYVLNGNTHTIRRPINKLYPVELAKDEAEKKEEVNITFIDENDIITNI, encoded by the exons atgggtgATTTCGCGAAGTACAACAAAGTTAGAAAGTCTGTTGTTAGAACTGCAAACAAATTAATTACAAGGGGAGAGACAATTATTTCGTCATATACCGATAATGTTGCAGATGTTCGTCAAATTGAGTCGATCCGTGATACTTTGATGgaaaaaatagcgaaagttgCTGAACTAAACGAGTCGATTATGGATTGCTTGACAGAGCAGGATGATATCGACAAGGAAGAAGATTCTAGTACGGAGGAAATGATGATGTTAAAGGATAAACTTCGTCTGTTTGaatcatttttagaaaaacGATCAGCCAAAAAGGATTTTTCAGAAGCAGGAAGCACTTTCAGCCACAGTAAACTAATAAAATTGCCTCGCTTACATTTACAGCCCTTTGATGGGCATCCGGAAAACTGGTCGACTTTCTGGGATAGCTTTGAATGTGCCGTACACACTAATGACGATATTTCCGACGTTcaaaaaatgacctatttaaaaaatctagTAGAAGGTCCCGCTGCAAGTTGTATCGCTGGGTTTAGACTTAgcaatgaaaattataaaaccgtCGTTGATTTACTGAAAGAGAGATATAATAATAAACAGTTACTTATTTCAGCACAtatgaaaaaattactgaaactTGAACAGGCGAATAACTTAACTAACATAGAAACATTGCGTAATGTATTTGACAACGTTGAGACACAAGTGAGAAGTCTGGAAAATTTAGATGTCACGTCTGAAAATTATGGTCCGCTATTAATACCGGTACTTATGTCGAAACTTCCAGAAGAGCTTAATTTAATTATTAGTCGTCAATTTAACGACAAAGATTGCTGGGATATGAAGTTAGTTTTAAGAGCGTTAAAATCGGAGATCGAAGTTCGTGAGAAATCTGCATATTCTTTACAACAGCCACACGATAACAACCCGTTTTCATCATCGGCATTACCAGTTCACTATTCACATCAATCGAACCGTGATCTTCCGCACAATCAGTATCAGAACAATCAGCATAATTATCGCAATCATCAGAATAATCAGAATAATTATAGATGCATATTTTGTGACAAATCGCATAAATCACAGCAATGCCGAATAATCACTAATTTCGACGCAAGGAAAAACGTGTTACGTGACAAGAAGagatgttttgtttgtttgaaaggTGGACATTTAGCCAAGTCTTGTTATTCTAAGATTAGTTGTTTAAAGTGTTCGGGTAGACACCATGTTGCTATTTGTGATAAGAAAAGGGACGTTGACCAAGGTCGTAGAGATAAGGATGGAACCGAACAAGAAAAACCAGAAAATGTTGCTGGTGCCACTTCGTTGGTTACAAGTTCAAATTCGCTCGACATTCCGAGTTCCGTTATGTTGCAAACCGCTAAAGTTAAAGTTGTTAATACTACTGATCCTTCAAAAATTGAGAACACGAGAATTTTGTTCGATAACTGTTCCCAATTAAGTTACATATCGCCCGAGTTATGTGAAAAATTGCAATTAAAGGTTGTTGGTAAGCGTGAGATTTGCATCCGTATTTTTGGTAAACATTCGTTCAAAGAAACTTTAGATAGGGTGCAGTTTTCAGTGATCGGTTTAGATGGAGATAAAATCAACGTTGATtgttatgtgaaaaatatttgtcatccTTTAACAGGACAGAATTTTAACGATTGTTTGAAGTATAAACACTTGAAAGACTTACGTTTAGCTGACAGTAACTGTAATAATAGAGATTTGAAGGTGGATGTCTTGTTGGGTGCTGATAATTATTGGAAATTTTTTGATGGTGGTATAGTTCGGGGTGAGGATGGGCCAGTTGCTTTAAATTCAAAGGTTGGATACATTGTAAGTGGACGCATAGGGTCGAGTGAAGGTAGTAGAAGTGCAGTCTTGGTAGCAAACGTATTGAAGATTGGGGCTGAGTTTGTCGAAGATAAGTTGGATAATCAGTTGGAAAAGTTTTGGTCCTTCGAAAACGCTGGTATCGAGGAACAACCAGCTGttgaaaatttttgtgaaaatgttaAATTCAGCGCGCAGACTAAACGTTACGAGGTGCGGCTGCCTTTTAAGGATGATCACGATGTGCTCCCTGATAATTATTGTGTTTCTTCAAAGAGACTTGAATCATTGAGgcataaattgaaaaataatcccGAATTATTGCGTAATTATAACAGTATCCTCAAAGAACAGCTTGAACAAGGTATCATTGAAAGAGTTACCAACGACGATTGTACCAAAAGACAAGTTCACTATTTACCACACCGACCAGTCATTCGTGATGATAAACCAAGCACCAAAGTACGCATGGTATTCGATGCAAGTTCAAAATCGGTGGGACTGTCTTCATTAAATGATTGTTTGTATGCTGGACCATCTTTAACGGAGCCTTTATATAACGTTTTATTGCGCTTTCGATCTCACAAAGTAGCCTTCATTGCTGATATCGAGAAGGCATTTTTACAAATTAGCTTACATCCAACCGATCGTGATTTTGTTCGTTTTATTTGGTTTAAAGATTTACATAATTTATCAGAACAAAACATTGAAACTGCAGAAATTGGTATTTATAGATTGAGTAGAGTATTGTTTGGTGTAAGTTCGTCACCATTCCTCCTTAGTGCCACTCTTATTAAGCATGCTGAATCGTTTAATCATGTTGATCCTTTGTTTGTACAGAAGTTATTGAGTTCACTTCACGTTGATGATCTAACTTCCGGTGGCGCTACTGTTAATGCAGCACATGATTTTTACCAGAAATGTAAACAACGTCTCGCTGAAGCAAATTTCAATCTGCATAAAGAGTTGGAACAATTAGTTACCAAACCCCATGTTGCTCATACCGGACATGTTACCAAAGTTCTTGGTGTTTTGTGGGATAAAAAGAAAGATTCGCTCTTATTCACATTCGACGACATTTTATCGTTAGCGAAGGACATACCGACAAAACGACAATTGATTAAATTTACCGCTTCCATTTATGACCCTCTTGGTCTTATTAACCCTATTGTTATGCGATTAAAAACATTGTTTCAAAAAACCTGTGTAGGTAAAATTGGTTGGGACATCGAGTTGAGTGGACAGGTTTTGGACGAGTGGCGAGTTACGTACaatgattttaaaagtttttcacaTTTGAATGTACCACGATGTTACGATGGCGGGAATATTGTTGATGTACAATTGCATGGTTTTTCTGATGCTTCTTTGAAAGGTTACGGTGCGTGTGTTTATTTGAGGTTCGAACATGCTGATGGTAGTTTTTTTACGAAGTTAGTGACGTCTAAGTCGAGAATCGCGCCAATTAAACCGGTCACGATACCTCGATTGGAGCTGTATGGTGCAGTGATGTTAGCGAAGCTGGTGAAGTATGTTCGTGATGAGTTGAGTTTGGTTTATGATATTTCTGTGACACGGTGTTGGATTGATTCGTCTATTGTTTTATATTGgattaaaaatgttaataagaAGTATGAGGTGGTTGTCGAACGGCGAGTTGGTATCATTCGTGATTTAGTTTCACCGGACAGTTGGTTTCATGTGGAGTCAAAGGCAAATCCTGCGGATATTTTGTCGAGAGGTTGTTTGGTATCTGAGTTGGTGAACAATAACTTATGGTTTTCAGGACCTGATTTCTTGCGCGACACTAACATCTCAGCTTCGAGTTTTAATTTCAGTAATTTCAAGGTTGATGATTCGACTTGTTTAATTGTTGGTAACGACGAATCAGAGGAGAGCACCGAagaagaaattgatttaaattttatgaacaTTGCACGATATTCTAATTACACACGTTTATTGCGAATTACCGCATTGGTTTTACGATTTGTTGGAAACCTCAGAAAAAAGCGTCGTAAGGAAGAATTGGTTTTACATACATTTGTTACAAAGGACGAGCAGTTGCATGCAGAAAAACTGTGGATTAAATATGCGCAAAAAGATATAATTCAACTTCCGAGTTACAAGCAGTTACAAAAAGATTTACGATTTCAAAATATTGATGGTATTATTCGTTGTAAGGGACGCTTAGAAAACGCTCCTTTAGACTTTGATACTAAGTTTCCGATATTTTTaccgaaaaaaaaaaatcctttaactAGGCTAGTCATTTTGCATTATCATGTTCAAGTTTTGCATAATGGTTTGAAAGAAACACTTAATGCCATCAGATCGAAATTTTGGATTCCAAAAGCACGAAATTACATAAAGCAGTTAATCCGACAGTGCTATTTATGTCGTTATTATGAAGGGAAATCTTATGCGTATCCCGTTTCACCAGCATTACCGAAATCACGACTATCCAATCATCATCCGTTTAAACATACTGGTCTCGACTATGCCGGACCTTTATATGTTCGAAATGTTTATCATGGTGGAAGTATGTATAAAGCTTGGGTGTTCTTATTTACTTGTACCAGTACCAGAGCTTTACATTTGGATTTAGTTCCTGATGCTTCGTCTTCAGGTTGTATTCGTAGTCTTCGCCGATTTTTCAGTGAACGAG AAGCCGCTCCTTGGTGGGGAGGGATGTTCGAAAGACTTGTAAGATCCGTTAAACGTTGTTTAAAGAAGACTTTACACAATACCAGATTATCGTATGAAGAACTACTGACTGTTCTAGCTGAAATTCAAGCAGTTATTAATAACAGACCGCTGACATTTTTGTATGAAAACATAGGTGAGCAACCATTAACACCTAACCATTTATTATTTGGGAGAAAAATTAATTTGGAAGCCTCACATATTGATAgcgatgaaaatgaaaaagatttgtgtCAACGTTATGATCATTTGCAACGTATCATAAACCACTATTGGAATCGATGGAAATGCGAATATTTGACAGAGTTACGCGAATATCACAGAGTTGGCAAATCACGTGGTGAAACTTCTATTCGAATCAACGATGTTGTTTTAATTGAGGAAGCAAAGCAACCGAGACAAAATTGGAAAATGGGAGTCGTTGAAGAGTTCGTACCATCACGTGACGGCAAGAAACGCGGAGCTGTCGTTAGATATGTTCTCAATGGAAACACACATACAATAAGAAGACCGATAAACAAACTTTATCCTGTTGAATTAGCGAAAGACGAAgctgaaaagaaagaagaagtaAATATCACATTCATTGACGAAAATGATATCATAACGAACATTTAA
- the LOC130613472 gene encoding uncharacterized protein LOC130613472 translates to MLETMMFLLLCVPQMCSPLKGQQINKAGKLEEFRQLTFADDNSTQEALPVGILIGIDHYFKFFTGKRILSETGTVASESTLGWVLSGSIYKQSSDEMNCLEVLNMRCSVEEPVKNIDILRQDFDKFWNIEEIGSSQCVVTFEVPKTRLIKQGILDDYNQIFCDCERDGVIERVPLNGLCTENGQVHYIPHIIRQDKETTKIRAVFNVSCNANGLSLNDCLYSGPNLLLKIFDVLIRFRPNRVGILADIKQAFLQFGISEEHKDFLRFLWLDSTAGYDSIVVFRFLRAVFGVTSSPFLLNAIIRHHLSKYLVTVLKELIEKMLDDLYVDDLVSGCDSSEQGKTYYKNVKSIMFGAGFVLRKWVTNDSELSSYFASHENINGQGVKSNEDDACYCDTILPQADKNATALGLRWDTNIDEFVFDFNYLLQKCLEMKKTKRGLLSTAASVFDPLGIVAPVTARIKTIFQFLCSDKLSWDDNIPQNVLTIWEKFVEELKALNEVRVPRFIFTGCIGDLIEIHGFSDSSKEVYCAVLYMRVVSGSNVNLSFIASKTRVAPLKQLLIPRLELMGCLLLSTLVREVLDGWKGRFHVNKVFCWSDSQVSLAWIKGKERRWKPWVENRVVSIRKVVERSDWHFVKGDLNPANIPTRLGKDLNDCFSSSWLAGPTFLLKPDFVNFSTDSNSVNDTVLSESKKYFTDNQNEIYTNLTETNMTVTATEDIGLSKTLDVNKFSSLRKLIMVAGFIFRFVNNLKNKAANLQHQNVTEETLTKEEYDVAFTKLIREEQRILQRQSDFGKLRNSLKLFAGDDDVLRLKGRFENFTLTSDEKHPIILRDGGSSFTQLVIWDAHQHVMHHGIESTLGYVRKMLWIVKGRKSVKNVIRKCVICIRFQGRTLRPPTSPDLPEFRIDSFSKSFNCTGLDFAGPLFYRSYCKSSICKSDSLICYILLLTCATIRAIHLELVTDQSTHSNVRGFRRFVSRRGTPNTIVHDNAKTFKSTEVKNYMIKHGIKQCFILPASPWWGGFYERLVRSVKTTLKKTLERSLLTFEELQTTLCEVETTINSRPLTYANKDDLDKVLTPNHLIYGTDIHENDQKFDSILQYEDFSRRVHDSYLPRGRWKIGKIIKVIQGKDGAIRGAKLNTMSKQKRFTTVFRPSQKLIPFEIANNIVAKPEPTVQLTNNEKYDNRHTFREGSGVVSTNLVFTKLICLSLRIRYIDGHLREIFCVTLDEFKKDFQTNKALKEN, encoded by the exons ATGTTGGAGACGATGATGTTTTTACTTCTCTGTGTTCCTCAAATGTGTTCCCCTCTAAAAGGACAACAGATCAATAAAGCAGGCAAGCTTGAAGAATTCAGACAACTAACATTTGCTGATGATAACTCAACTCAGGAAGCGCTACCAGTAGGGATTCTAATAGGCATTGACCATTACTTCAAATTTTTCACTGGAAAAAGAATACTAAGCGAAACAGGAACAGTGGCTAGTGAATCTACGTTAGGTTGGGTTTTAAGTGGTTCTATTTATAAACAGTCTTCTGATGAAATGAACTGCTTAGAAGTTCTCAATATGCGTTGCTCCGTGGAAGAGCCTGTGAaaaatattgatattttaaGACAAGATTTTGACAAGTTTTGGAACATTGAGGAAATCGGTTCCTCTCAATGTGTTGTAA CGTTTGAGGTCCCTAAAACACGTTTAATAAAACAAGGAATTCTCGATGATTACAACCAAATCTTCTGTGACTGCGAAAGGGATGGTGTAATTGAACGTGTTCCGCTAAATGGTTTGTGTACGGAAAACGGTCAAGTTCACTACATACCTCACATCATCAGGCAAGATAAGGAGACAACAAAGATCCGTGCAGTGTTTAATGTCTCCTGTAATGCTAACGGATTGTCTCTCAATGATTGTCTGTACTCTGGTCCTAACCTTCTATTGAAAATTTTTGACGTTTTGATTCGATTTCGCCCCAACCGAGTTGGCATTTTAGCTGACATTAAGCAAGCGTTTTTGCAATTTGGTATATCTGAAGAACATAAGGATTTTTTACGTTTTCTTTGGTTAGATTCGACTGCCGGTTATGATTCCAttgttgtttttcgttttttaagaGCTGTTTTTGGAGTTACCAGCAGTCCCTTTTTGTTAAATGCTATCATTAGACATCATTTGAGCAAATATTTAGTAACTGTTTTGAAAGAGTTAATCGAAAAAATGTTAGACGATCTATATGTGGATGACTTAGTTTCAGGCTGTGATTCGAGTGAGCAAGGAAAAACGTACTACAAAAATGTTAAAAGCATAATGTTTGGAGCTGGGTTCGTTTTACGGAAGTGGGTAACTAATGATTCTGAGTTATCCTCTTATTTTGCATCCCATGAGAACATTAATGGTCAAGGTGTAAAGTCTAATGAGGATGATGCGTGTTATTGTGACACCATCTTGCCTCAGGCTGACAAAAATGCCACTGCATTGGGTTTAAGGTGGGATACCAACATTGATGAATTTGTTTTTGATTTCAACTATctacttcaaaaatgtttagagATGAAAAAGACTAAGCGCGGTCTTTTGAGCACAGCCGCCTCAGTTTTTGATCCTCTAGGTATTGTTGCTCCTGTAACAGCAAggattaaaactatttttcaaTTCCTCTGTAGTGATAAGTTAAGTTGGGATGATAACATACcacaaaatgttttaactaTTTGGGAAAAATTTGTGGAGGAATTGAAAGCATTAAATGAAGTCAGAGTTCCAAGATTCATTTTTACTGGTTGTATTGGTGATTTGATAGAGATTCATGGTTTTTCAGACAGTTCTAAGGAGGTTTATTGCGCTGTGTTGTATATGAGGGTTGTGTCAGGTAGCAATGTGAATTTAAGTTTTATAGCATCTAAGACAAGAGTGGCCCCTTTGAAGCAACTTTTAATTCCAAGATTAGAATTAATGGGATGTTTGCTTCTCTCTACATTGGTACGTGAAGTGTTAGATGGGTGGAAAGGTAGATTTCACGTGAATAAGGTCTTTTGTTGGAGTGATTCACAGGTGAGTTTGGCGTGGATAAAGGGAAAAGAACGAAGGTGGAAACCATGGGTGGAAAATAGGGTAGTTTCTATTAGAAAGGTTGTTGAGAGGAGTGATTGGCATTTTGTGAAAGGTGACCTGAATCCTGCTAATATTCCGACTCGTCTTGGAAAAGATTTAAATGATTGTTTTTCTAGTTCGTGGTTAGCTGGTCCAACGTTTTTGTTGAAACCTGATTTTGTTAACTTTTCTACAGATTCTAATTCTGTTAATGATACTGTTCTTTCtgaatctaaaaaatattttaccgaTAACCAGAACGAAATTTACACAAACTTGACCGAAACAAACATGACTGTAACAGCTACTGAAGACATTGGGTTGAGTAAGACCCTTGATGTGAACAAATTTAGCTCGTTAAGGAAGCTCATCATGGTTGCTGGTTTCATCTTTCGCTTTGTAAACAATCTGAAGAACAAAGCTGCTAACTTACAACATCAAAACGTTACAGAAGAAACGCTTACAAAAGAAGAATACGATGTCGCATTCACAAAGCTCATCAGAGAAGAACAACGAATTTTGCAACGCCAGTCAGACTTTGGAAAGCTTCGCAATTCGCTTAAGCTATTTGCTGGTGACGATGATGTTCTTCGGTTAAAAGGAAGATTTGAGAATTTCACGCTAACATCCGATGAGAAGCATCCAATTATACTTCGAGATGGCGGAAGCAGTTTTACGCAACTGGTTATATGGGATGCGCATCAACACGTTATGCATCATGGTATCGAATCAACATTGGGTTACGTCAGAAAAATGCTTTGGATAGTGAAGGGAAGAAAGTCTGTGAAGAACGTCATTCGAAAGTGTGTAATTTGTATTCGTTTTCAAGGAAGAACACTCAGACCGCCGACATCTCCCGATCTGCCAGAGTTCAGGATTGATAGTTTTTCCAAATCGTTTAATTGCACGGGTTTAGACTTTGCAGGTCCTTTATTTTATAGGAGTTATTGTAAATCTAGTATTTGTAAATCGGACAGTCTAATATGTTATATCCTACTCCTTACATGTGCCACAATTCGTGCGATTCATTTGGAACTTGTAACCGATCAGTCTACCCATTCGAACGTTCGAGGTTTTCGCAGATTTGTTTCACGGAGGGGAACTCCGAATACTATTGTGCACGATAACGCTAAGACCTTCAAATCGACAGAAGTAAAAAATTACATGATAAAACATGGGATTAAGCAGTGTTTTATTTTGCCAGCATCACCCTGGTGGGGCGGTTTCTACGAGAGATTGGTCCGTAGTGTCAAAACAACATTAAAGAAAACGCTGGAACGGTCGTTGTTAACGTTTGAAGAACTCCAAACAACGCTGTGTGAAGTAGAAACAACGATCAATAGTCGTCCATTGACATACGCGAATAAGGATGACCTCGATAAAGTTTTAACACCAAACCACCTGATTTATGGAACGGACATTCACGAAAACGACCAGAAATTCGACTCTATTCTGCAATATGAGGACTTCTCAAGACGTGTTC ATGATTCATACTTACCAAGAGGACGATGGAAAATTGGCAAAATTATCAAAGTTATTCAGGGAAAAGATGGAGCCATTCGAGGTGCGAAATTAAACACAATGTCAAAGCAGAAACGATTTACCACTGTATTTCGACCATCTCAAAAACTCATTCCCTTCGAAATTGCCAACAACATTGTTGCCAAACCCGAACCGACAGTACAACTAACAAATAATGAAAAGTATGACAATAGGCACA CCTTTCGAGAAGGAAGTGGAGTTGTGTCTACTAATCTCGTTtttacaaaattgatatgct TAAGTTTGCGAATTCGATACATCGATGGTCATCTTAGAGAAATATTTTGTGTTACTTTGGAtgagttcaagaaagattttcaaaCAAATAAGGCACtcaaggagaactga